In one Papilio machaon chromosome 15, ilPapMach1.1, whole genome shotgun sequence genomic region, the following are encoded:
- the LOC106714377 gene encoding membrane-bound alkaline phosphatase — protein sequence MSLPKMLSLGMLVTLVAARLACADRYHPDSEDRRAGVTFNSNPAEMTAEYWTEEAQAAIRARRARLRGTAAEHTARNVVMFLGDGMSVTTLAAARTLLGQRQGRPGEESQLAFEAFPTVGLTKTYCVDTQIADSACSATAYLCGAKANRGTLGLTAAVPRRDCAAATEPSAHLDSIAAWALADGRDAGIVTTTRVTHASPAAAYARAANRNWENDGSVRSNNQDPNICRDIAHQLVHSYPGNQFKVILGGGRREFIPTTSIDEEGTAGRRTDGRNLIEEWKIDKISRNATYQYVWNRSQLANAAQNTPEYLLGLFEGSHLQYNLQADAATEPTLSELTEVAIRSLSRNEKGFFLFVEGGRIDHAHHANRPQLALDETLEMSAAVARAAELLSEDDSLIVVTADHAHVMTLNGYSPRGNDILGPSNDRDEAGVPYMTLSYSNGPGFRSHHNGTRPDVTTETNFPSLTWRSHVDVPLSSETHGGEDVVVFARGPQHAMFTGLYEQSQLPHLMAYAACIGPGLHACSAAPRHFSAMPLLTIIFFLYKLLK from the exons ATGTCGTTGCCGAAGATGTTATCTCTCGGCATGCTGGTAACACTTGTCGCGGCGCGGCTGGCGTGCGCCGACCGCTACCACCCCGACAGCGAAGATCGTCGCGCCGGAgtaacatttaattcaaatcCGGCGGAGATGACCGCGGAGTACTGGACGGAGGAGGCGCAGGCGGCGATACGGGCACGGAGAGCGCGCCTACGGGGTACCGCAGCCGAACACACAGCGCGCAACGTCGTCATGTTCCTCGGCGACGGCATGTCCGTCACCACGCTGGCGGCGGCGCGCACGCTGCTCGGACAGCGTCAGGGCCGCCCCGGGGAGGAGTCTCAACTCGCATTTGAAGCTTTTCCTACCGTGGGCTTGACTAaa aCTTATTGCGTGGACACACAAATTGCAGACTCCGCGTGCTCGGCGACGGCGTACTTGTGCGGTGCCAAGGCCAACCGCGGCACGCTGGGGCTGACGGCGGCCGTGCCGCGGCGGGACTGCGCCGCAGCCACCGAGCCCTCGGCGCATCTCGATTCCATCGCCGCCTGGGCACTCGCCGATGGAAGAGACGCAG GAATCGTGACGACGACACGAGTAACGCACGCATCACCAGCAGCGGCGTACGCCCGGGCCGCGAACCGCAATTGGGAAAACGATGGAAGCGTACGCAGTAACAATCAGGATCCGAATATCTGTCGAGACATCGCCCACCAACTCGTTCATTCCTATCCTGGAAATCAATTCAAG GTCATTTTAGGCGGCGGAAGGCGTGAATTTATACCTACCACAAGTATTGACGAAGAAGGTACCGCCGGTCGCAGAACTGATGGACGTAATCTAATTGAAGAATggaaaatagataaaatatcaCGCAATGCAACGTATCAATATGTGTGGAATCGTAGCCAGCTGGCGAACGCGGCCCAGAATACTCCTGAGTATCTTTTAGGTCTCTTCGAGGGGAGCCATTTGCAGTACAATCTGCAAGCCGACGCAGCCACGGAGCCGACGCTCAGTGAACTCACCGAGGTGGCAATTCGGTCACTCAGTCGCAACGAAAAAGGGTTCTTCCTGTTCGTGGAGGGTGGGCGCATCGACCACGCACACCACGCAAACCGGCCGCAGCTGGCGCTGGACGAGACGCTGGAGATGAGCGCGGCCGTGGCGCGCGCCGCCGAACTGCTCTCCGAGGACGACTCCTTGATCGTCGTGACGGCTGACCACGCCCATGTCATGACGCTCAACGGCTACTCGCCGCGCGGCAACGATATACTCGGGCCTTCCAACGACCGCGACGAGGCGGGCGTGCCCTACATGACGCTCTCGTATTCCAATGGACCCGGATTCCGCTCGCATCATAATGGCACCAGACCTGATGTGACGACTGAGACCAATTTTC CGTCGTTAACTTGGAGATCTCACGTGGACGTGCCACTCTCGTCGGAGACGCATGGCGGGGAGGACGTGGTGGTTTTCGCACGCGGGCCACAGCACGCCATGTTTACGGGACTGTATGAGCAGAGTCAGCTTCCACACCTGATGGCCTACGCAGCCTGCATCGGCCCCGGCCTACATGCCTGCAGCGCTGCGCCCCGTCACTTCAGTGCAATGCCTttgttaacaataatattttttctttataaattattgaaatga
- the LOC106714363 gene encoding uncharacterized WD repeat-containing protein alr2800-like, with translation MHEESVDPHVVHSLRAHRGEVACADVSGALLATGGGEGALQLWRWRRGAGWLEAAGAPRAHRFGVTAARWACSGALFASAGVDGAAGIWTRELKRRRVLAAPGATAARALCWAGTRLLVGHDDGALCVWASRRGTLLVRLKPCEGALHALAALPPAGLLLVACTTGTLKFFDLGDVYARDEVGHDPPALLWEDGAHDLGALCAASSTCGRAAASGGHDARVRLWRAGAAVGERRVRAGGVLSGHAAAVTALAWVCGTRLLVSASLDSTARLWACTTLTCLRVLHAHTRYLTCIAVSPDFRYLLTGSNDRTVRTWSTGAFGLDDDVTPSCSLLSHFGLGDLKVGAFGGENELVEGSGAGEGAGEGAGCGAEGAPPERLWVSEETHVGAINSIVIIKDVLVTACSDGGVRVYRWSARRGELVCERTLLAHRFPAAAVDLADLGAAGTLVLSAGLDGRAVLWDLQSGSELLSVSAGGAGGATGAAGAGGGVRGARLSPHRPPLLLLGMDDGALAVWTVQQSNTEPIHVYEPFAEAATCCAWSGEGRICAAGGAGGELRVLGPPPAAATLHAQRDAHDLGVLSLDFAPLQNKDESKYIMASAGRDTLVKIWEIRFEMRYGAAHVNVRLVHRVEAHGGSVECARWAAAGGAQLATCGADGWARVWRLAPGGDVRLVAAVPTGGAGAAVGATAAAMLGPTLLAVGSLTGELAVWRVPAPLADVDEDDEPEPRMWGPTGVARWLRDYVTRVPEDSVSEQGSGATSGEARLSGARLLQEPLPDLMPELLRLLRRLPSDEQCHIRKNNNLRTKLKEEANLDNERLLKRLEEEIEWLRREAPAPELEACAPHTLRCPLTHALFREPVRAADGFTYERANILDYFFVNEAAVSPLTGRRLRSAHLSPNLVLRQQLRDFLCKSTAPDASGSDLSRPAPN, from the exons ATGCATGAAGAAAGTGTCGATCCTCATGTGGTGCACTCGCTTCGCGCGCACCGTGGCGAAGTGGCGTGCGCCGACGTAAGCGGCGCTCTGCTGGCGACGGGCGGCGGCGAGGGCGCGCTGCAACTGTGGCGttggcggcgcggcgcgggctGGCTGGAGGCGGCCGGAGCCCCACGCGCGCATCGCTTCGGTGTTACTGCGGCGCGCTGGGCCTGCAGCGGCGCGCTCTTCGCCTCCGCGGGCGTCGACGGCGCCGCTGGGATATGGACCAGGGAGCTGAAGCGGCGGCGCGTGCTGGCCGCGCCGGGAGCGACCGCGGCACGGGCGCTATGCTGGGCGGGCACGCGGCTGCTCGTGGGACACGACGATGGCGCGCTTTGCGTGTGGGCATCGCGGCGGGGCACCCTGCTCGTGCGTCTGAAACCGTGCGAGGGGGCATTGCATGCGCTCGCCGCGCTGCCCCCGGCCGGTCTGCTGCTCGTCGCCTGCACCACTGGCACCCTCAAGTTTTTCGATCTCGGCG ATGTGTACGCACGCGATGAGGTGGGACACGATCCGCCGGCGCTGCTCTGGGAAGACGGCGCGCACGACCTCGGCGCGCTGTGTGCAGCGAGCAGCACGTGCGGACGTGCGGCGGCCTCGGGCGGGCATGATGCGCGCGTGCGTCTGTGGCGCGCGGGCGCAGCGGTAGGCGAGCGGAGGGTACGCGCCGGCGGCGTGCTGAGCGGGCACGCGGCCGCGGTGACGGCACTGGCGTGGGTGTGCGGTACGCGGCTTCTCGTCAGCGCCTCGCTGGACAGTACGGCGCGCCTATGGGCGTGCACGACTCTCACCTGCCTACGCGTACTGCACGCGCATACGCGATATCTCACATGCATCGCAGTGTCTCCTGACTTTCGGTACCTTCTTACAG GGTCCAACGACCGCACGGTGCGCACATGGTCGACGGGCGCTTTCGGCCTAGATGATGACGTGACCCCGTCCTGCTCGCTGCTCTCACATTTTGGCCTCGGTGATCTGAAGGTTGGAGCTTT tgggggtgaaa ATGAGCTGGTAGAAGGCAGCGGTGCGGGGGAAGGTGCGGGGGAaggtgcggggtgcggggcgGAGGGCGCTCCACCGGAGAGGCTGTGGGTTTCGGAGGAGACACACGTTGGTGCAATAAATTCCATTGTTATCATCAAAGACGTACTCGTCACCGCGTGCAG CGACGGCGGAGTGCGGGTGTACCGCTGGAGTGCACGACGCGGCGAGCTGGTGTGCGAGCGCACCTTACTCGCTCACAGATTTCCCGCCGCGGCTGTTGACCTGGCGGACCTGGGCGCCGCCGGTACGTTGGTGCTCAGCGCGGGCCTCGACGGCCGCGCGGTGCTCTGGGACCTCCAG TCTGGCTCCGAGCTGTTGTCGGTGTctgcggggggcgcggggggcgcgacGGGCGCGGCGGGTGCCGGAGGAGGCGTGCGCGGCGCGCGGCTTTCCCCACACCGGCCGCCGCTCCTGCTGCTAGGAATGGACGACGGCGCACTCGCCGTGTGGACCGTACAGCAATCTAACACTGAACCTATTCA CGTATACGAGCCGTTCGCCGAGGCGGCGACTTGTTGCGCGTGGTCGGGCGAGGGGCGCATATGTGCGGCGGGTGGCGCGGGGGGTGAGCTGCGCGTGTTgggcccgccgcccgccgccgccacgCTGCACGCTCAGCGCGACGCGCATGACCTTG GTGTACTGAGCTTAGATTTCGCACCGTTGCAAAACAAAGATGAGTCGAAATATATAATGGCGTCCGCCGGTCGTGATACACTGGTAAAAATCTGGGAGATCAGATTTGAGATGCGTTACGGGGCGGCGCATGTCAACGTGCGGCTCGTGCACCGCGTGGAGGCGCACGGCGGGTCGGTGGAGTGCGCGCGGTGGGCGGCTGCGGGCGGCGCGCAGCTGGCCACCTGCGGCGCCGACGGCTGGGCGCGCGTGTGGCGCTTAGCTCCGGGTGGCGACGTACGGCTGGTGGCAGCCGTGCCAACGGGCGGAGCAGGTGCCGCGGTCGGGGCGACGGCAGCGGCCATGCTGGGCCCGACACTGCTAGCCGTGGGCTCGCTGACGGGCGAACTGGCTGTGTGGCGAGTGCCGGCGCCGCTCGCCGACGTCGACGAGGACGATGAGCCGGAGCCGCGCATGTGGGGGCCGACGGGCGTCGCGCGTTGGTTGCGCGATTACGTCACTCGTGTGCCAG AAGATTCCGTGAGCGAGCAAGGCAGTGGGGCGACGAGCGGGGAGGCGAGACTGAGCGGGGCTCGACTGCTCCAGGAGCCACTGCCGGACCTGATGCCCGAACTTTTGAGGCTGCTACGGCGGCTGCCCTCGG ATGAGCAATGTCATattcgtaaaaataataatttaagaacaAAACTTAAAGAAGAAGCTAATTTGGATAATGAGCGTCTGTTGAAACGACTCGAAGAGGAAATCGAGTGGCTGCGGCGCGAGGCTCCCGCTCCCGAACTT GAAGCGTGCGCTCCGCACACTCTGCGCTGCCCGCTGACGCACGCGCTGTTCCGCGAGCCCGTGCGCGCCGCTGACGGCTTTACCTACGAACGTGCAAACATACTGGATTATTTTTTCGTTAATG AAGCGGCCGTGTCTCCGTTGACGGGGCGGCGACTGCGCAGCGCACACCTGTCGCCCAACCTCGTGCTGCGTCAGCAACTGCGCGACTTTCTGTGCAAATCTACCGCGCCCGACGCAAGCGGATCAGATCTGTCCCGACCTGCTCCGAATTGA
- the LOC123721725 gene encoding membrane-bound alkaline phosphatase-like, which produces MFLGDGMSVTTLAAARTLLGQRQGRPGEESQLAFESFPTVGLSKTYCVNSQIADSACTATAYLCGVKNNNGMLGLTAAVPRRDCAAAAEPATHLESIAAWALAAGRDAGIVTTTRVTHASPAGVYARAANRNWESDANVRQDGQDPALCRDIAYQLVHSFPGNQLKVILGGGRREFLPTSIVDEEGTRGRRTDNRNLIEEWQREKMERNVTYQYVWNREQLLSAADDLPAYLLGLFEGSHMQYNLEADNRTEPTIAELTEVAIRSLSRNEKGFFLFVEGGRIDHAHHDNLAELALDETLEMSVAVARAAELLSEDDSLIVVTADHAHVMTLNGYSPRGNDILGPSNDRDEAGVPYMTLSYSNGPGFRPHVNGTRVDVTTEPNYSK; this is translated from the exons ATGTTCCTCGGCGACGGCATGTCCGTCACCACGCTGGCGGCGGCGCGCACGCTGCTCGGACAGCGTCAGGGCCGCCCCGGGGAGGAGTCTCAACTCGCATTTGAGTCTTTTCCTACCGTGGGATTATCTAAg ACATACTGCGTGAACTCCCAAATCGCGGACTCAGCATGCACTGCGACGGCGTACCTGTGCGGCGTGAAGAACAACAACGGCATGCTGGGCCTGACGGCGGCCGTGCCGCGCCGGGActgcgccgccgccgctgaGCCCGCAACGCACCTCGAATCCATCGCCGCCTGGGCACTCGCCGCCGGCCGCGACGCCG GTATTGTGACGACAACGCGCGTAACTCACGCCTCGCCAGCCGGAGTGTACGCGCGTGCGGCCAACCGCAACTGGGAGAGCGACGCCAACGTGCGTCAGGACGGCCAGGACCCCGCGCTCTGTCGGGACATCGCCTATCAACTCGTACATTCATTTCCTGGTAATCAGCTAAAG GTAATTTTGGGTGGTGGACGAAGAGAATTTTTACCTACGTCGATTGTCGACGAGGAGGGCACACGGGGCCGCCGTACTGACAACAGAAATTTGATAGAAGAGTGGCAGCGAGAAAAAATGGAACGCAACGTCACTTACCAGTACGTGTGGAACCGCGAGCAGTTGTTGAGCGCGGCTGACGACCTGCCCGCTTACCTTCTGGGGCTATTCGAAGGAAGCCATATGCAGTATAACTTGGAGGCAGACAACCGCACCGAACCCACTATCGCTGAATTAACTGAAGTTGCGATTCGCTCATTGAGTCGTAATGAAAAAGGTTTTTTCCTGTTCGTTGAAGGCGGTCGAATCGATCACGCCCACCATGACAACTTAGCGGAGCTGGCGCTGGACGAGACGTTGGAGATGAGCGTGGCCGTGGCGCGCGCCGCCGAGCTGCTCTCCGAGGACGACTCGCTGATCGTCGTGACGGCGGATCACGCCCACGTCATGACGCTTAACGGCTACTCGCCGCGCGGCAACGATATACTCGGGCCTTCCAATGACCGCGACGAGGCGGGCGTGCCCTACATGACGCTCTCGTACAGCAACGGACCCGGCTTCAGGCCCCACGTCAACGGCACGCGTGTTGACGTCACCACAGAGCCTAATTACAGTAAGTAG
- the LOC106714430 gene encoding membrane-bound alkaline phosphatase, with the protein MFLGDGMSVTTLAAARTLLGQRQGRPGEESQLAFESFPTVGLSKTYCVNSQIADSACTATAYLCGVKNNNGMLGLTAAVPRRDCAAAAEPATHLESIAAWALAAGRDAGIVTTTRVTHASPAGVYARAANRNWESDANVRQDGQDPALCRDIAYQLVHSFPGNQLKVILGGGRREFLPTSIVDEEGTRGRRTDNRNLIEEWQREKMERNVTYQYVWNREQLLSAADDLPAYLLGLFEGSHMQYNLEADNRTEPTIAELTEVAIRSLSRNEKGFFLFVEGGRIDHAHHDNLAELALDETLEMSVAVARAAELLSEDDSLIVVTADHAHVMTLNGYSPRGNDILGPSNDRDEAGVPYMTLSYSNGPGFRPHVNGTRVDVTTEPNYRRIEWKSHVDVPLESETHGGEDVAVFARGPQHAMFAGLYEQSQLPHLMAYAACIGPGLHACSAAATHLLAPALLTTIALLNMLKR; encoded by the exons ATGTTCCTCGGCGACGGCATGTCCGTCACCACGCTGGCGGCGGCGCGCACGCTGCTCGGACAGCGTCAGGGCCGCCCCGGGGAGGAGTCTCAACTCGCATTTGAGTCTTTTCCTACCGTGGGATTATCTAAg ACATACTGCGTGAACTCCCAAATCGCGGACTCAGCATGCACTGCGACGGCGTACCTGTGCGGCGTGAAGAACAACAACGGCATGCTGGGCCTGACGGCGGCCGTGCCGCGCCGGGActgcgccgccgccgctgaGCCCGCAACGCACCTCGAATCCATCGCCGCCTGGGCACTCGCCGCCGGCCGCGACGCCG GTATTGTGACGACAACGCGCGTAACTCACGCCTCGCCAGCCGGAGTGTACGCGCGTGCGGCCAACCGCAACTGGGAGAGCGACGCCAACGTGCGTCAGGACGGCCAGGACCCCGCGCTCTGTCGGGACATCGCCTATCAACTCGTACATTCATTTCCTGGTAATCAGCTAAAG GTAATTTTGGGTGGTGGACGAAGAGAATTTTTACCTACGTCGATTGTCGACGAGGAGGGCACACGGGGCCGCCGTACTGACAACAGAAATTTGATAGAAGAGTGGCAGCGAGAAAAAATGGAACGCAACGTCACTTACCAGTACGTGTGGAACCGCGAGCAGTTGTTGAGCGCGGCTGACGACCTGCCCGCTTACCTTCTGGGGCTATTCGAAGGAAGCCATATGCAGTATAACTTGGAGGCAGACAACCGCACCGAACCCACTATCGCTGAATTAACTGAAGTTGCGATTCGCTCATTGAGTCGTAATGAAAAAGGTTTTTTCCTGTTCGTTGAAGGCGGTCGAATCGATCACGCCCACCATGACAACTTAGCGGAGCTGGCGCTGGACGAGACGTTGGAGATGAGCGTGGCCGTGGCGCGCGCCGCCGAGCTGCTCTCCGAGGACGACTCGCTGATCGTCGTGACGGCGGATCACGCCCACGTCATGACGCTTAACGGCTACTCGCCGCGCGGCAACGATATACTCGGCCCCTCCAACGACCGCGACGAGGCGGGCGTGCCCTACATGACGCTCTCCTACAGCAACGGACCTGGCTTCAGGCCCCACGTCAACGGCACGCGTGTCGACGTCACTACAGAGCCTAATTACA GGCGAATCGAGTGGAAGAGTCACGTAGATGTGCCACTCGAGTCGGAGACGCACGGCGGCGAGGACGTGGCGGTGTTCGCGCGCGGACCGCAGCACGCGATGTTCGCGGGACTGTACGAGCAGAGCCAGCTGCCGCACCTGATGGCTTACGCCGCCTGCATCGGCCCCGGCCTGCACGCCTGCAGCGCCGCCGCAACACATCTCTTGGCTCCGGCGCTTCTTACAACGATCGCTTTGCTCAACATGTTAAAACGATGA